One Micromonospora sp. FIMYZ51 genomic window carries:
- a CDS encoding SDR family NAD(P)-dependent oxidoreductase: MRALEVRAPHEVPVAAPRATRPYRWTVIGPAGHPAAAALHATSDSAAPAATAVLLGRRFRPADNARLLTAVTRAGSHGGRLALLHLGAGGGSLLRAAAVEDPRLSVVVVELTGRGSPAAVRAAVAAAAGDPLDAELHVDDHGRFTSTAWRTCALPAEEVESHPGSVLVTGGLGGLGLRAAAVLACRRGLHPILVDTADPGELGPAARRHLTRLAVGGVTLVRADVTDGPRLRRALDGVTAAVPTVLVHCAGLLRGGPVAAMTPSTLHTLQRVKSDGLRNVIEALPQPALRQVVVYGSITAERPHRSLGAYALANELLRRTAERHAADLPRAAVVVAEWSLWSGAGMAHGTPGAVAAARRMGMAPVPVGPGTAALDALLRLPATPGTTTRLLLTGQRTG, encoded by the coding sequence ATGAGGGCGCTGGAGGTGCGGGCACCGCACGAGGTGCCAGTGGCGGCGCCGCGCGCCACCCGCCCGTACCGGTGGACCGTGATCGGCCCGGCAGGACACCCGGCCGCCGCCGCCCTGCACGCGACGTCGGACTCCGCCGCGCCAGCCGCGACGGCGGTGCTGCTCGGCCGCCGGTTCCGGCCGGCCGACAACGCCCGCCTGCTCACCGCCGTGACCCGGGCCGGCAGCCACGGCGGCCGGCTGGCGCTGCTGCACCTGGGTGCCGGCGGCGGCAGCCTCCTGCGGGCCGCGGCCGTCGAGGATCCCCGGTTGTCCGTCGTCGTGGTGGAGCTGACCGGCCGTGGCTCCCCCGCAGCCGTACGGGCGGCGGTGGCCGCGGCTGCGGGCGACCCGCTCGACGCGGAGCTGCACGTCGACGACCACGGCCGGTTCACCAGCACCGCGTGGCGCACGTGTGCGCTGCCCGCCGAGGAGGTCGAGTCGCATCCGGGCTCGGTGCTCGTCACCGGTGGGCTCGGCGGTCTGGGTCTGCGCGCCGCCGCCGTGTTGGCCTGCCGGCGCGGACTGCACCCGATCCTGGTGGACACGGCCGACCCGGGCGAACTGGGCCCGGCGGCACGACGACATCTCACCCGCCTCGCCGTCGGCGGGGTCACGCTGGTCCGCGCCGACGTGACGGACGGCCCCCGGCTGCGCCGCGCACTCGACGGAGTCACCGCTGCGGTGCCGACCGTGCTCGTGCACTGCGCGGGGCTGTTGCGCGGCGGGCCGGTGGCCGCGATGACACCATCCACCCTGCACACCTTGCAGCGGGTCAAATCGGACGGGCTGCGCAACGTGATCGAGGCCCTGCCGCAACCGGCGCTGCGTCAGGTCGTGGTGTACGGCTCGATCACCGCCGAACGTCCGCACCGCAGCCTCGGCGCCTACGCGCTGGCCAACGAGCTGCTGCGCCGGACGGCCGAGCGTCACGCCGCCGACCTGCCCCGGGCCGCGGTGGTGGTGGCCGAATGGTCCCTGTGGAGCGGCGCGGGGATGGCCCATGGCACACCCGGCGCCGTCGCCGCGGCCCGCCGGATGGGCATGGCGCCGGTCCCGGTCGGCCCCGGCACGGCAGCGCTCGATGCGCTGCTGCGGCTGCCGGCCACGCCGGGTACCACCACCCGCCTGCTACTGACCGGGCAACGAACCGGGTGA
- a CDS encoding AarF/UbiB family protein codes for MIQTVPPLERVPRSSRLTMALRAGAWAGITGGHLVATTGRRLARRPHREPGLIELLTRLGPTFVKGGQLLSTRTDVLSERRREQLRQLHDRVAPMSAHTARTTLALAYPGGSPFARIAEEPAGSGSIASVYQAWLPDDTPVAVKVRRPGIGPRMRTDFELLGAGARLAQRLPGLHRVPMCRMVRHVSAAVLQQLDLAQEAVALATLRRNLADVSSFRIPAPLPELSRDDVLVMEWIPGLRRFRPGELTREQRRQIVRQVLQGVYRMLFVDGLVHCDMHPGNLYLSDADVVLLDAGFVVQLDPQVRRLFAEFFLNMSLGRGEQAAEVVLRSAEHVPASCDLAAFRSGVRELVESTHRRTAGQFRLGPFATRLFDLQRRSGIAAAPEFVFPLMSLLVLEGMINEFDVDVDFQAEAIPTLLAVLR; via the coding sequence ATGATCCAGACCGTCCCACCGCTGGAGCGCGTCCCGCGTTCGTCGCGCCTCACCATGGCGCTACGCGCGGGCGCCTGGGCAGGCATCACCGGCGGCCACCTGGTCGCCACCACCGGACGCCGGCTGGCCCGTCGACCGCACCGCGAGCCGGGCCTGATCGAACTACTCACCCGGCTCGGCCCGACCTTCGTCAAGGGTGGTCAGCTGCTGAGCACCCGCACGGACGTGCTCTCCGAGCGGCGGCGCGAGCAGTTGCGCCAACTGCACGACCGGGTGGCCCCGATGTCGGCACACACGGCGCGGACCACGCTGGCCCTCGCGTACCCGGGCGGCAGCCCGTTCGCCCGCATCGCCGAGGAACCCGCCGGCAGCGGCAGCATCGCATCGGTCTACCAGGCCTGGCTGCCCGACGACACCCCGGTCGCGGTAAAGGTCCGCCGACCCGGCATCGGTCCACGGATGCGCACCGACTTCGAACTGCTCGGCGCCGGAGCCCGTCTGGCGCAACGGCTGCCGGGGCTGCACCGGGTTCCGATGTGCCGGATGGTGCGCCACGTGTCGGCCGCGGTACTGCAACAACTCGACCTCGCCCAGGAGGCGGTCGCACTGGCCACGCTGCGCCGCAACCTGGCCGACGTGTCGTCGTTCCGGATCCCCGCGCCGCTGCCCGAGCTGAGCCGCGACGACGTGCTGGTGATGGAGTGGATACCCGGCCTGCGCAGGTTCCGGCCCGGCGAGCTGACCCGTGAGCAGCGCCGGCAGATCGTCCGGCAGGTCCTCCAGGGTGTGTACCGCATGCTCTTCGTCGACGGGCTGGTGCACTGCGACATGCACCCCGGCAACCTGTACCTCAGCGACGCCGACGTGGTGCTGCTCGACGCCGGTTTCGTGGTCCAGTTGGACCCCCAGGTGCGCCGGCTGTTCGCCGAGTTCTTCCTCAACATGTCGCTCGGTCGCGGCGAGCAGGCCGCCGAGGTGGTGCTGCGCAGTGCCGAACACGTGCCCGCCTCCTGTGACCTGGCCGCCTTCCGGTCCGGCGTACGCGAGTTGGTGGAGAGCACCCACCGCAGGACCGCCGGGCAGTTCCGGCTGGGGCCGTTCGCCACCCGGCTGTTCGACCTGCAACGCCGCTCTGGCATCGCGGCAGCGCCGGAGTTCGTCTTCCCGCTGATGTCGCTCCTGGTGCTGGAAGGGATGATCAACGAGTTCGACGTGGACGTCGATTTCCAGGCCGAGGCCATTCCCACGCTGCTCGCAGTGCTCCGATGA
- a CDS encoding HEAT repeat domain-containing protein, which produces MAIDLCNKSPVSANGEVRSWDPMASPQPALLEDLGAEQRDALNFAYRTTLSNVDPRLVAGDPAAWASDFGYALNRVAIRLDNRTNDELRHQALHHPDPAMREQALFEYADRDHADAIELLEQAVRHDTNREVRWDALWAIEKLGGPEAIAVLGKFLDDADPEIAEWAKLFISELQTGDPSFDGRNALYTPGRTFDETIYLLIHCDLYVRLDESNTHWGKISLAPQGLARIYGQAHACPNVATRERQLVIAKTISGLHKDGSPHCDNYLFRGFTDRTRRDRGNFFFESLVPRTFFKSGRADDPSQGTRQANIGFARYGTWHLEPRFQVREEAAIRYVRGRFQGWGHVNLSRIAGRSLEEILTPGNGVLSTLHDPEVGPMTNAFILGTFKGKLNDWDGDGLIDLNSRDVYSTVDGDIDSDQDGVADRPGLTCCDHTTLMP; this is translated from the coding sequence ATGGCGATCGACCTATGCAACAAGTCCCCCGTGTCCGCGAACGGTGAGGTCCGTTCGTGGGACCCGATGGCATCCCCACAGCCGGCGCTGCTCGAGGACCTCGGTGCTGAGCAGCGGGACGCGCTCAATTTCGCGTACCGCACCACGCTGAGCAACGTGGATCCCCGGCTCGTGGCGGGTGACCCGGCGGCCTGGGCGAGTGACTTCGGGTACGCCCTGAACCGGGTGGCGATCCGGCTCGACAACCGGACCAACGACGAGCTTCGGCACCAGGCGCTGCACCACCCCGACCCGGCGATGCGCGAGCAGGCGCTGTTCGAGTACGCCGACCGGGACCACGCGGACGCCATCGAGTTGCTCGAGCAGGCGGTTCGCCACGACACGAACCGCGAGGTCCGCTGGGACGCACTCTGGGCCATCGAGAAGCTGGGCGGTCCGGAGGCCATCGCGGTGCTGGGGAAGTTCCTCGACGACGCCGACCCGGAGATCGCCGAGTGGGCCAAGCTGTTCATCAGCGAGTTGCAGACCGGCGACCCCTCGTTCGACGGTCGCAACGCGCTCTACACCCCCGGACGCACGTTCGACGAGACGATCTACCTGTTGATCCACTGCGACCTGTACGTGCGGCTCGACGAGAGCAACACCCACTGGGGCAAGATCTCGCTGGCGCCGCAGGGGCTCGCCCGGATCTACGGCCAGGCCCACGCCTGCCCCAACGTGGCCACCCGCGAGCGCCAGTTGGTGATCGCCAAGACCATCTCCGGCCTGCACAAGGACGGCTCGCCGCACTGCGACAACTACCTGTTCCGAGGCTTCACCGACCGGACCCGCCGGGACCGCGGCAACTTCTTCTTCGAGTCGCTGGTGCCCCGGACGTTCTTCAAGTCCGGCCGGGCCGACGATCCGAGCCAGGGCACCCGCCAGGCGAACATCGGCTTCGCCCGGTACGGCACCTGGCACCTGGAGCCGAGGTTCCAGGTCCGCGAGGAGGCGGCGATCCGCTACGTGCGCGGTCGCTTCCAGGGCTGGGGACACGTCAACCTGTCCCGCATCGCCGGCCGGTCGCTGGAGGAGATTCTCACCCCCGGCAACGGCGTGCTGTCGACCCTGCACGACCCGGAGGTGGGCCCGATGACCAACGCGTTCATCCTCGGCACCTTCAAGGGCAAGCTGAACGACTGGGACGG